Proteins encoded together in one bacterium window:
- the rpmB gene encoding 50S ribosomal protein L28, producing MSRKCQVCGKGPQYGNRVSHAHNTTRHRWLPNLQKIKFEMDGKIRRGYVCTRCIRTGSVRKVV from the coding sequence ATGAGCCGAAAGTGCCAGGTGTGCGGCAAGGGGCCCCAGTACGGCAACCGCGTCAGCCACGCACACAACACCACCCGCCACCGCTGGCTGCCGAACCTGCAGAAGATCAAGTTCGAGATGGACGGCAAGATCCGGCGCGGCTACGTCTGCACGCGGTGCATCCGCACCGGCTCGGTGCGCAAGGTCGTCTGA